Proteins encoded by one window of Chondromyces crocatus:
- a CDS encoding peptidase M23, with product MNRITKLGLKLAAIGALASLAVTMPSPIEAATARGPICEAKARVGSTTYYSCNGSSHTALDMSNQTCGSWNHRGMLLGTFNYKYSGGCANNCANPPPNPNCNGGAGNYYVVSGGSGWDFRQLHVNSNGSSKTQSCDRCALGLVGSTGQSYGAHVHADNRQYGTRKSAWYTSVSTTCGSSANCENRVGVPTL from the coding sequence ATGAATCGGATCACCAAGCTGGGGTTGAAGCTCGCAGCGATCGGCGCGCTCGCATCGCTCGCCGTCACCATGCCCTCCCCGATCGAAGCCGCCACCGCGCGCGGCCCGATCTGCGAGGCGAAGGCGCGCGTCGGCTCCACGACGTACTACTCGTGCAACGGCAGCTCGCACACCGCGCTCGACATGAGCAACCAGACGTGCGGCTCGTGGAACCACCGAGGCATGCTCCTCGGCACCTTCAACTACAAGTACTCCGGCGGCTGCGCGAACAACTGCGCGAACCCCCCGCCCAACCCCAACTGCAACGGCGGCGCCGGCAACTACTACGTCGTCTCCGGCGGGAGCGGCTGGGATTTCCGCCAGCTCCACGTGAACTCCAACGGCAGCTCCAAGACCCAGTCGTGTGACCGCTGCGCCCTCGGCCTGGTCGGATCCACCGGCCAGTCCTACGGCGCCCACGTCCACGCCGACAATCGCCAGTACGGCACCAGGAAGAGCGCCTGGTACACCAGCGTGAGCACCACCTGCGGTTCCAGCGCCAACTGCGAGAACCGGGTCGGCGTCCCGACGCTGTGA
- a CDS encoding pectin acetylesterase-family hydrolase, whose protein sequence is MLNRSACLSRPLRAVFASSVAIVALAACSGSDAGKGSSGEPPEEGAGGSPAELPHFDALPVGTTSVLRPGGETTCSRGGEFAFIVRPGDPTKVIVEFEGGGACWNEQTCSFAGAIFKETVDTERYTASPPGGWYDQSREGHPMKGWTHVYIPYCTGDIHWGDNVQTYGQGEKAVTIRHKGAVNVRAALDWVYRELRAPEKIFVTGCSAGGYGSIWWAPELQRHYGASRVYHFSDSAAGVITSDFFEKSFPSWNAQASFPSFVGDFREATSLSALYRMIAAHYPENVYSQFNTLHDDNQTFYFTAMGGGGTDAWTAQMLASVASIEAAAPKFGAFIAGGEQHCILPYENFYTAEAGGTKLTTWLADMVNDRPVESVFCEDCSP, encoded by the coding sequence ATGCTCAACCGCTCTGCATGCCTCTCGCGTCCGCTTCGCGCCGTCTTCGCGTCCTCGGTGGCGATCGTCGCGCTGGCTGCTTGCAGTGGGTCCGACGCCGGGAAAGGCAGCTCGGGGGAGCCGCCCGAGGAGGGCGCGGGCGGGTCGCCTGCGGAGCTGCCACACTTCGACGCGCTGCCCGTGGGGACGACCAGCGTGCTCCGTCCCGGTGGCGAGACGACCTGCTCGCGCGGCGGTGAGTTCGCGTTCATCGTGCGACCCGGCGATCCGACGAAGGTCATCGTGGAGTTCGAGGGCGGTGGCGCCTGCTGGAACGAGCAGACCTGCTCCTTCGCGGGGGCGATCTTCAAGGAGACGGTGGACACCGAGCGGTACACGGCGTCGCCCCCCGGGGGCTGGTACGACCAGTCGCGCGAGGGGCACCCGATGAAGGGGTGGACGCACGTCTACATCCCGTACTGCACGGGCGACATCCACTGGGGGGACAACGTGCAGACGTACGGGCAAGGCGAGAAGGCGGTGACCATCCGCCACAAGGGCGCGGTCAACGTGCGGGCGGCGCTCGACTGGGTGTACCGGGAGCTTCGAGCCCCGGAGAAGATCTTCGTCACCGGATGCAGCGCCGGCGGCTACGGGAGCATCTGGTGGGCGCCCGAGCTTCAGCGTCACTACGGGGCGTCGCGCGTCTACCACTTCTCGGACAGCGCGGCCGGCGTGATCACCAGCGACTTCTTCGAGAAGAGCTTCCCCTCGTGGAATGCGCAGGCGAGCTTCCCGTCGTTCGTGGGCGATTTCCGGGAGGCCACGTCGCTCTCGGCGCTCTACCGCATGATCGCCGCGCACTACCCGGAGAACGTGTACTCGCAGTTCAACACGCTCCACGACGACAACCAGACGTTCTACTTCACGGCGATGGGCGGCGGCGGGACCGACGCGTGGACGGCGCAGATGCTGGCGAGCGTGGCCTCGATCGAGGCGGCCGCGCCGAAGTTCGGGGCGTTCATTGCGGGCGGGGAGCAGCACTGCATCCTGCCGTACGAGAACTTCTACACGGCAGAAGCGGGCGGAACGAAGCTCACGACGTGGCTCGCCGACATGGTGAACGATCGGCCCGTGGAGAGCGTGTTCTGCGAGGACTGCTCGCCCTGA